A genomic region of Phragmites australis chromosome 2, lpPhrAust1.1, whole genome shotgun sequence contains the following coding sequences:
- the LOC133900700 gene encoding probable receptor-like protein kinase At5g18500, translated as MSSPSSSPTLKDHLSTPTGPMHLKVWEVICIALGAFMVVIFFITVWLTIRSRKRVRRASANIPITQIPTISKEIKEVRVEQVPANDFVAHDGVLLTIQDKSSDRDLDKAMVHLGVSKSRRGDESHSGSFRYMDKDAGFQSAEEGGSGTYRQASAHAITAPSPLVGLPEFSYLGWGHWFTLRDLELATNRFSKDNIIGEGGYGVVYRGQLINGSPVAVKKLLNNLGQAEKEFQVEVEAIGHVRHKNLVRLLGYCIEGTQRMLVYEYVNNGNLEQWLHGAMSHRGSLTWEARIKIILGTAKALAYLHEAIEPKVVHRDIKSSNILIDEEFESKVSDFGLAKLLGAGKSHVTTRVMGTFGYVAPEYANTGLLNEKSDIYSFGVVLLEAITGREPVDYGRPANEVNLVDWLKMMVASRRSEEVVDPTIETRPSTRALKRALLTALRCVDPDSEKRPKMSQVVRMLESDDPIPRGDRRSRHNRGGSTEMDSQRDNSDTEKSDNPDSKPSRSRTSSSR; from the exons ATGTCATCGCCTTCGTCCTCCCCTACTCTGAAAGACCATCTCTCCACGCCGACAGGCCCCATGCATCTAAAAGTATGGGAGGTCATATGCATTGCCTTGGGAGCTTTCATGGTGGTCATCTTCTTTATCACCGTGTGGCTCACGATCCGGAGTAGGAAGAGGGTAAGACGGGCCTCTGCAAATATCCCCATCACCCAAATCCCTACCATTTCCAAGGAAATCAAGGAGGTGAGGGTGGAGCAAGTACCGGCAAACGACTTTGTGGCGCATGATGGGGTCCTCCTGACAATCCAAGACAAATCTAGTGACCGGGATTTGGACAAGGCCATGGTCCATTTGGGTGTAAGCAAATCTAGGCGTGGTGATGAGAGCCACTCGGGGTCGTTCCGTTACATGGACAAGGATGCAGGCTTCCAGTCAGCTGAGGAAGGGGGCTCAGGGACGTATCGGCAAGCTTCAGCTCATGCCATAACTGCTCCATCACCTCTGGTTGGCCTGCCGGAGTTCTCATATCTTGGTTGGGGTCACTGGTTTACTCTGAGGGATCTTGAACTTGCTACCAATCGCTTTTCAAAGGACAACATTATTGGTGAGGGTGGATATGGTGTAGTTTATCGTGGCCAGCTCATCAATGGCTCTCCTGTTGCTGTCAAAAAGCTTCTCAATAATTT AGGGCAAGCTGAGAAGGAATTCCAAGTAGAAGTTGAGGCTATAGGTCATGTTCGCCACAAAAACTTGGTCCGGCTTCTGGGTTACTGCATAGAGGGCACTCAAAG GATGCTTGTCTATGAGTACGTGAACAATGGAAACCTAGAGCAATGGCTTCATGGGGCTATGAGTCATCGTGGCTCCCTTACATGGGAGGCCCGCATAAAGATTATTCTTGGGACTGCTAAAGC GCTCGCTTACTTGCACGAGGCAATTGAACCCAAAGTTGTGCACCGTGATATCAAATCCAGCAATATTTTGATTGATGAAGAGTTTGAGTCCAAAGTATCAGATTTTGGTTTAGCCAAGCTTCTCGGTGCTGGAAAGAGTCATGTCACTACTCGGGTTATGGGAACCTTTGG GTATGTAGCGCCAGAGTATGCTAACACTGGACTCTTGAACGAAAAGAGTGACATTTACAGCTTTGGAGTTGTTCTCCTAGAGGCGATTACAGGAAGGGAACCTGTTGACTATGGTCGCCCAGCGAATGAG GTGAATCTGGTTGACTGGCTAAAAATGATGGTTGCCAGCAGGCGCTCAGAGGAAGTAGTGGATCCCACCATCGAGACACGGCCTTCAACGAGAGCTCTTAAGCGTGCACTTTTAACAGCTCTTAGGTGTGTGGATCCAGATTCAGAAAAGAGGCCAAAGATGAGTCAAGTTGTCCGTATGCTGGAATCGGATGACCCAATTCCTCGTGGG GACAGAAGATCTAGGCACAACCGTGGAGGGAGCACAGAGATGGACTCACAAAGGGACAACTCTGACACAGAGAAGAGCGATAATCCAGATTCCAAACCAAGCAGGAGCAGAACATCATCGTCCAGATGA